The following are from one region of the Mesorhizobium sp. B2-8-5 genome:
- a CDS encoding non-heme iron oxygenase ferredoxin subunit, producing the protein MAAETTAKDMQWIQAIRVDSLPVGDATRIEHAGACIAIFNLGGRFYATAGVCTHAHAFLSEGYIDGQTIECPLHQGLFHIPTGMPLSPPVTERLKTYETKVADGYVHILVGGGD; encoded by the coding sequence ATGGCAGCGGAAACGACAGCAAAGGACATGCAATGGATACAGGCGATCCGCGTTGACAGCCTGCCCGTCGGCGACGCCACGCGCATAGAGCACGCCGGGGCGTGCATCGCAATCTTCAATCTCGGCGGCAGATTTTACGCGACAGCCGGCGTCTGCACTCATGCACACGCATTTCTTTCCGAGGGCTACATCGATGGCCAGACGATTGAGTGCCCGCTGCATCAGGGACTGTTCCATATCCCGACCGGCATGCCGCTTTCGCCGCCCGTCACCGAGCGACTGAAAACTTACGAAACCAAGGTGGCGGACGGCTACGTCCACATCCTGGTGGGAGGAGGAGACTAG
- a CDS encoding NAD(P)/FAD-dependent oxidoreductase — protein MPAASNSKHIVVVGGGIIGCSTAYHLLKSGVKNVTLVEATEPGAATTSAGAGFVSHWSAGMIPAGEEGLRLQQYGLDFYRMLHELGTEIGYRPNGTLIMALTPQGREDFVMPVLRSPYAPKEMQDLNAAQIGEKMGGLVDPAKVHSGAYNPHGIQLDTKLALGVLVNEIKKLGGVVRDRTRVLKIEDAGGKVTLETDRDSIEADGVVVAAGAWNNEVLASLDWHLPLLRVLATRVVTDDRGLPSTLPTIQCRELRLWLRETFGAIMWGTGSHYTPMHRLEENDLEPGQPHNRELMQSMVDHQMGKLQEVFPPLRGSQVANWSQGIPCYTPDVGLMVGHVPGHANIVVAGGDNETGVSHGPGLGRLATEILLDTPRLVDPARFRVDRYARDAFPSEEDVEASMPAWSARHGARRFATAAE, from the coding sequence ATGCCGGCAGCAAGCAACAGCAAGCATATCGTGGTCGTGGGCGGCGGCATCATCGGCTGCTCCACCGCCTACCATCTGCTGAAGTCGGGTGTGAAGAACGTGACGCTCGTGGAGGCAACCGAGCCGGGCGCGGCAACGACCAGCGCCGGCGCCGGCTTCGTCTCGCATTGGTCCGCCGGCATGATTCCGGCCGGCGAGGAAGGCCTTCGCCTGCAACAATACGGTCTCGACTTCTACCGCATGCTGCATGAACTGGGTACCGAGATCGGCTACCGGCCGAACGGCACGCTGATCATGGCGCTCACGCCGCAGGGGCGCGAGGATTTCGTCATGCCGGTGCTCCGCTCACCCTATGCGCCGAAGGAGATGCAGGATCTGAACGCCGCGCAGATCGGCGAGAAGATGGGCGGGCTGGTCGATCCGGCGAAGGTTCATTCCGGCGCCTACAACCCGCATGGCATCCAGCTCGATACCAAGCTCGCGCTCGGCGTGCTGGTCAACGAGATCAAGAAGCTCGGCGGCGTCGTGCGCGACAGGACCAGGGTCCTGAAGATCGAGGACGCCGGCGGCAAGGTCACGCTGGAAACCGACCGCGATAGCATCGAGGCCGATGGCGTGGTCGTGGCGGCCGGCGCTTGGAACAACGAGGTCCTCGCCAGCCTCGACTGGCACCTGCCGCTGCTGCGGGTGCTGGCCACGCGCGTGGTCACCGACGATCGAGGCCTGCCCTCGACGCTGCCGACCATCCAGTGCCGCGAGTTGCGGCTTTGGCTGCGCGAAACCTTTGGCGCGATCATGTGGGGCACGGGCAGCCACTACACGCCGATGCATCGCCTGGAGGAGAACGACCTCGAACCCGGCCAGCCGCACAACCGCGAGCTGATGCAGTCCATGGTCGATCACCAGATGGGCAAGCTGCAGGAAGTCTTCCCGCCGCTCCGCGGCTCGCAGGTCGCGAACTGGTCGCAGGGCATCCCCTGCTACACGCCGGACGTTGGCTTGATGGTCGGGCATGTGCCGGGCCACGCGAACATCGTCGTCGCGGGTGGCGACAACGAGACCGGCGTCAGCCATGGACCGGGCCTCGGCAGGCTGGCCACCGAGATCCTGCTGGACACGCCTCGCTTGGTCGATCCGGCGCGCTTCAGGGTCGACCGCTACGCGCGCGATGCCTTCCCGAGCGAGGAAGATGTCGAGGCCTCGATGCCCGCATGGAGCGCGCGCCACGGCGCCAGGCGTTTCGCCACCGCCGCCGAATGA
- a CDS encoding LysR family transcriptional regulator, producing MKTLKASLPLLNAMVAFEATARRGNLTAAAEELAIAQSAVSRHIANLEKRLALDLLARKGNRVSLTENGAALAEAIRDGLGTIRDAVARLQEADRDSLVIASGYDLVQAWLMPRFDLVTSLVTHGRVTLLTSSNPDDFGRPEVGISIRFGRPELWPGLAARKLFDGEWFPVCSPGFLERHPALASEDPASFLDVPLLHLAAPEDAIDNWRSWIGTTRSLPGPTFSSYLSMMHEAIAGRGAALAWAGFVEEQLRLGQLVRLTRTPRRHADAFYIVTRRKTTPTEQMVAQALLDSATTR from the coding sequence ATGAAGACGCTCAAAGCCTCGCTTCCCTTGCTCAACGCGATGGTCGCATTCGAAGCGACCGCGCGACGCGGCAACCTGACGGCCGCCGCCGAGGAGCTTGCCATCGCGCAATCGGCCGTGTCGCGCCACATCGCCAATCTGGAAAAGCGGCTCGCGCTGGACCTTTTGGCCCGCAAGGGCAATCGCGTCTCGCTGACCGAAAACGGCGCCGCGCTGGCCGAGGCGATACGAGACGGGCTGGGCACGATCCGCGACGCCGTCGCGCGCCTGCAGGAGGCCGATCGCGATTCCCTCGTCATCGCCAGCGGCTACGACCTCGTCCAGGCTTGGCTGATGCCGCGCTTCGACCTTGTGACCTCGCTCGTCACGCATGGCCGTGTCACGCTGCTGACCTCAAGCAATCCCGACGATTTCGGCCGGCCGGAAGTCGGGATTTCGATACGCTTCGGTCGCCCCGAGCTTTGGCCTGGCCTCGCCGCCCGCAAGCTGTTCGACGGGGAGTGGTTTCCCGTCTGCTCGCCGGGCTTCCTCGAACGGCACCCTGCTCTGGCCTCGGAGGATCCGGCATCCTTCCTCGACGTGCCGCTGCTGCATCTCGCAGCTCCCGAAGATGCGATCGACAATTGGAGATCCTGGATCGGCACTACGCGGAGCCTGCCCGGTCCGACATTCTCCAGCTATCTGTCGATGATGCATGAGGCGATAGCCGGCCGGGGCGCGGCGCTCGCCTGGGCCGGCTTCGTCGAAGAGCAGCTCAGGCTCGGGCAATTGGTGCGGTTGACCAGGACTCCGCGCCGCCATGCCGATGCGTTCTACATCGTCACCCGCAGGAAGACGACGCCGACCGAACAGATGGTGGCGCAAGCCCTGCTCGACAGCGCGACGACCCGCTGA
- a CDS encoding ABC transporter substrate-binding protein has translation MAVEKIDQLDPLTIAFKLRDNIGFTDGFGQLTAEDVKFSIERIADPANKSPYAGDWATLKEVEVKDKLSGIIHLNKAFAPLWTSTLPTPSSTILSKRAVTEAGGKLGVKPVAQSGPYLLKEWTPKQRTVLVRNPDWKYEQGGYDEIHVHPIEDEKTAELGYEAGDLDYTWTAVSSIKRLKETPPADTVVVEKPSLAFVWLGMNQIAAPFDNPDLRRAVQYGVDRKAVVDAAYFGAAATSTGIIAPGLVGHREKNLYEYDPDKARELVNKAGASGVTVTLDILNKAERLSAAQVVQANLQDIGINVEIKQNDSGTFWTLGSKQNPYYKKLQMVLSRFSMQPDPSWATEWYTTSQIGEWNWEQFSNAEFDKLVTEGKIELDPAKRDVMYKKMQDLMEESGCYVFLTHEVTGVMYRKSVAAGLKPNGEPCFADFKPA, from the coding sequence ATGGCTGTGGAGAAGATCGACCAGCTCGACCCACTCACGATCGCCTTCAAGCTGCGCGACAATATCGGCTTCACCGACGGTTTCGGTCAGCTGACCGCAGAGGACGTGAAGTTCTCGATCGAGCGCATCGCCGATCCCGCCAACAAGTCCCCTTATGCGGGCGACTGGGCGACGCTCAAGGAAGTCGAGGTCAAGGACAAGCTTTCGGGCATCATCCATCTGAACAAGGCGTTCGCGCCGTTGTGGACCTCGACCTTGCCGACGCCGTCGAGCACGATCCTGTCCAAGCGCGCCGTGACCGAGGCTGGCGGCAAGCTCGGCGTGAAACCCGTGGCGCAGTCAGGCCCCTATCTGCTCAAGGAATGGACGCCCAAGCAGCGCACCGTGCTCGTGCGCAACCCGGACTGGAAATACGAGCAGGGCGGCTACGACGAGATCCACGTCCATCCGATCGAGGACGAAAAGACCGCCGAGCTTGGCTATGAGGCAGGCGACCTCGACTACACCTGGACGGCCGTGTCCTCGATCAAGCGGCTGAAGGAAACGCCGCCGGCGGACACCGTCGTGGTCGAGAAGCCATCGCTGGCCTTCGTCTGGCTCGGCATGAACCAGATCGCGGCGCCCTTCGACAATCCGGACCTGCGCCGCGCCGTGCAGTATGGCGTCGACCGCAAGGCCGTGGTGGACGCGGCCTATTTCGGCGCCGCCGCCACCTCCACCGGCATCATCGCGCCCGGCCTGGTCGGCCATCGCGAGAAGAACCTCTACGAATACGATCCCGACAAGGCTCGCGAGCTGGTCAACAAGGCCGGCGCCAGCGGCGTCACCGTCACGCTCGACATCCTCAACAAGGCGGAACGCCTGTCGGCGGCGCAGGTCGTGCAGGCGAACCTGCAGGACATCGGCATCAATGTCGAAATCAAGCAGAATGACAGCGGCACGTTCTGGACGCTGGGGTCGAAGCAAAACCCTTATTACAAGAAGCTCCAGATGGTGCTGTCGCGCTTCTCGATGCAGCCTGATCCGAGCTGGGCGACGGAGTGGTACACGACCAGCCAGATCGGTGAGTGGAATTGGGAGCAGTTCAGCAACGCTGAATTCGACAAGCTGGTCACCGAAGGCAAGATCGAGCTCGACCCGGCCAAGCGCGACGTCATGTACAAGAAGATGCAGGACCTGATGGAGGAGAGCGGCTGCTACGTCTTCCTCACCCATGAAGTCACCGGCGTGATGTACCGCAAGAGCGTTGCCGCCGGGCTCAAGCCGAATGGCGAGCCTTGCTTCGCGGACTTCAAACCTGCCTGA
- a CDS encoding prolyl oligopeptidase family serine peptidase, translated as MSSVRNSGSMIAPIAGRMSGDFRSAAEFAEAAGLYAALFGLDGHVFAARSLCGHASSDAMFFIGQSFEGGLDGAPVSRLYQMRRGGESPQRLNDAETRQISLAPDGESLAVAYAGGEAGIDRIEIWSGGEGTAVADVPGRIELMDWAPDGQRLLLVVAGVGADLAGIHGGYAQKQKTDAPAWLPEVGWGEGEDLWRRVWIWDMKAKPAPLTSAPVNVWEASWCGADKIAAVTSDDHGEGSWYAAKLSLIDAKSGSATLLHTPRDQIGVPRGSPDGARIAFIQAFCSDRGLVAGQLSILDPFGGEVAVVPTNPIDVTSIEWRSAASLHMAGIRGHETVLADCDVSAAGVTERWSSTELTCGEWAPSSVPVGAAGSLFIAEAYDRAPFLAEVADGGLREIASLMASDAQSAMAGRGKAEPFSWRARDGLEIQGWLVRPLAAAGPTPLLVDIHGGPISSHRNRWMARTRSAPLLVSRGWTIFFPNPRGSTGRGDAFARAVQGDMGGADADDILSGIDALVEKGLVDPDRVAVTGTSYGGFMSAWLPTRSGRFAAAIPISPVGDWYSQHRTTQIPEFDALMLESSPWEEGGAYFTRSPAFYRQLSKVPTLVMAGGIDKSTPPGQALECHFAALRSGSPSALATYPSAGHSLRGYPEYIDTAARIVWWLDTYVGGSSTAKM; from the coding sequence ATGAGCAGCGTGCGGAACTCCGGATCGATGATCGCGCCGATTGCCGGCCGGATGTCGGGGGATTTCCGCTCCGCCGCGGAATTCGCCGAGGCAGCGGGTTTGTATGCCGCTCTCTTCGGGCTGGACGGGCACGTCTTCGCGGCTCGCTCTCTTTGCGGTCACGCCTCCAGCGATGCGATGTTTTTCATCGGCCAGAGCTTCGAGGGCGGCCTCGATGGCGCGCCGGTCAGCCGTCTCTACCAAATGCGGCGCGGCGGTGAATCGCCTCAACGGCTCAATGATGCGGAGACCAGGCAAATCAGTCTTGCGCCAGACGGAGAGAGCTTGGCGGTCGCCTACGCCGGTGGAGAGGCGGGCATCGACCGCATCGAGATCTGGTCTGGCGGCGAAGGCACCGCGGTGGCGGATGTGCCCGGCCGGATCGAGCTGATGGACTGGGCGCCCGATGGCCAAAGGTTGCTGCTCGTCGTTGCCGGCGTCGGCGCGGATCTGGCTGGAATTCACGGCGGCTACGCGCAGAAGCAGAAGACGGATGCGCCCGCATGGCTGCCCGAAGTGGGTTGGGGCGAAGGCGAGGACCTTTGGCGCCGGGTTTGGATCTGGGATATGAAGGCCAAACCCGCGCCGCTCACATCGGCGCCGGTCAATGTATGGGAAGCGAGCTGGTGCGGCGCCGACAAGATCGCCGCCGTGACCAGCGATGACCATGGCGAGGGCAGCTGGTATGCGGCGAAGCTTTCGCTGATCGACGCGAAGTCGGGATCGGCCACCCTTCTTCACACGCCGCGCGACCAGATCGGCGTTCCTCGCGGCTCGCCCGACGGCGCCCGTATCGCCTTCATCCAGGCCTTCTGCAGCGATCGCGGCCTTGTTGCCGGGCAGCTGTCGATCCTAGATCCGTTCGGCGGCGAGGTTGCAGTCGTGCCGACCAATCCGATCGACGTCACCTCGATCGAATGGCGCTCCGCCGCCAGCTTGCATATGGCGGGCATCCGCGGCCACGAGACGGTGCTGGCCGATTGCGATGTCTCCGCCGCAGGGGTGACCGAACGCTGGTCGTCGACCGAATTGACCTGCGGCGAGTGGGCGCCCTCCAGTGTGCCGGTCGGGGCCGCGGGCTCGCTCTTCATCGCGGAGGCTTATGACCGGGCTCCATTCCTGGCCGAGGTCGCCGATGGCGGACTGCGCGAGATCGCGTCGCTCATGGCGTCCGATGCGCAATCCGCGATGGCCGGCCGCGGCAAGGCCGAGCCGTTTTCCTGGCGTGCCCGCGACGGACTCGAAATCCAGGGCTGGCTTGTCCGCCCGCTGGCGGCGGCCGGGCCGACGCCGCTGCTGGTCGATATCCATGGCGGGCCGATCTCGTCCCATCGCAACCGCTGGATGGCGCGAACGCGTTCCGCTCCACTGCTCGTCTCGCGCGGCTGGACGATTTTCTTTCCCAACCCTAGGGGCAGCACGGGACGCGGGGACGCCTTCGCCCGCGCCGTGCAGGGCGACATGGGCGGCGCCGATGCCGACGACATTTTGAGCGGCATCGATGCCCTGGTGGAGAAAGGCCTGGTCGACCCGGATCGCGTCGCCGTCACCGGCACCAGCTATGGCGGCTTCATGTCCGCATGGCTGCCGACGCGCAGCGGCCGCTTCGCCGCCGCCATTCCGATCTCGCCCGTCGGCGACTGGTACAGCCAGCATCGCACGACGCAGATACCGGAATTCGACGCGCTGATGCTGGAATCCTCGCCATGGGAAGAAGGCGGCGCTTATTTTACCCGCAGCCCCGCCTTTTACCGGCAGCTCAGCAAGGTCCCGACACTGGTCATGGCCGGCGGCATCGACAAGAGTACGCCCCCCGGCCAGGCGCTGGAGTGCCATTTCGCGGCCTTGCGCTCGGGTTCGCCAAGCGCGCTCGCGACCTATCCGAGCGCCGGCCATAGCCTGCGCGGCTATCCGGAATATATCGACACCGCCGCCCGCATCGTCTGGTGGCTTGACACCTATGTTGGCGGTTCTTCGACCGCGAAGATGTAA
- a CDS encoding aromatic ring-hydroxylating oxygenase subunit alpha, whose product MYANDKMLSGLDRARVVRLIDEHRKDWSLQQAFYLDPDIFALERELWFPRQWVIVAHLSEVPEKGSYVIRQLFDEEIIVARHGDGEDDIAAYYNVCTHRGSRLCVKDGRGKLLVCPYHAWSFRLTGELQTRRDLPEGVDGDSLGLHKVPTKVMGGLVICGLDASSLPDIEPAAAGLTDLLRENGVANARIVARKNYLTKANWKLVLENFLECYHCRPAHPEYFRVNGHVKVTAMRDDYNAAEWRQEIDAWHSVIGDAEFHKGVWEPGDLDTMPYAMHRKPIGSGRLTLSDDGQPVSCLMGGRGKYDGGENGFRIGRLSFLSAPNDYLTMFQMVPRNANETDVILTWLVDKDADPAVDAGKISWMWDVTTVQDKKITEDNAEGIASRAYRPGPYTPLESQTAFFIETYLSQMRTLVTGERREGDEAWAAPSQLYASPQAACRAQKNGQATS is encoded by the coding sequence ATGTATGCAAACGACAAGATGTTGTCCGGCCTCGATCGCGCGCGCGTGGTCAGGCTGATTGACGAGCATCGCAAGGACTGGTCGCTGCAGCAGGCCTTCTACCTCGACCCGGACATTTTCGCGCTCGAGCGCGAATTGTGGTTCCCTCGCCAATGGGTCATCGTCGCCCATTTGAGCGAAGTGCCGGAGAAGGGCAGTTACGTCATCCGTCAATTGTTCGACGAGGAGATCATCGTCGCCCGTCATGGCGATGGCGAGGATGATATTGCCGCCTACTACAACGTCTGCACCCATCGCGGCTCGCGCCTGTGCGTCAAGGATGGCCGCGGCAAGCTGCTGGTCTGCCCCTATCATGCCTGGTCCTTCCGGCTGACCGGTGAGTTGCAGACCCGGCGCGACCTGCCCGAAGGCGTCGATGGCGACAGCCTCGGACTGCACAAGGTGCCGACGAAGGTGATGGGTGGTCTGGTGATATGTGGCCTCGATGCCTCCAGCCTGCCTGACATCGAACCGGCGGCGGCCGGGCTGACGGATCTTCTGCGCGAGAACGGGGTCGCCAACGCGCGCATCGTCGCGCGCAAGAATTACCTGACCAAGGCGAACTGGAAGCTGGTGCTGGAGAATTTCCTCGAATGTTACCACTGCCGCCCGGCCCACCCCGAATATTTCCGCGTCAACGGCCATGTGAAGGTGACCGCCATGCGCGACGACTACAACGCCGCCGAATGGAGGCAGGAGATCGACGCCTGGCACAGCGTCATCGGCGACGCCGAGTTCCACAAGGGCGTGTGGGAGCCAGGCGACCTGGACACGATGCCCTACGCCATGCATCGCAAGCCGATCGGCTCGGGCCGCCTCACGCTTTCCGACGATGGCCAGCCGGTCTCGTGCCTGATGGGCGGGCGCGGCAAGTATGACGGCGGCGAGAACGGGTTCCGGATCGGCCGGCTTTCGTTCCTGAGCGCGCCCAACGACTATCTGACGATGTTCCAGATGGTTCCGCGCAACGCCAACGAAACCGACGTGATCCTGACCTGGCTCGTCGACAAGGATGCCGATCCGGCCGTGGACGCCGGCAAGATTTCTTGGATGTGGGACGTGACGACCGTCCAGGACAAGAAGATCACGGAAGACAACGCCGAAGGGATTGCCTCGCGCGCCTATCGCCCCGGGCCTTATACGCCGCTGGAGTCGCAGACCGCCTTTTTCATAGAGACCTATCTATCGCAGATGCGCACCCTGGTCACCGGCGAACGTAGGGAAGGGGACGAGGCTTGGGCTGCGCCGTCACAGCTCTATGCCTCGCCGCAAGCAGCCTGCAGGGCGCAAAAAAATGGCCAGGCCACATCCTAG
- a CDS encoding ABC transporter permease: protein MLRYALKRLGLGIIIVSVAMVMLFAMIYVIPGDPASVALGPRATPEMVQALRSRMGLDQPIWIQFLRFYLSALRGDLGTEVLSGRPVLDVVFEQLPYTLALIAGAISWSVLLGIPLGCIAAVRRGGFVDRVIGILSVAVIAVPSFVIAIYSLLIFAVALQWLPAIGAGEPGNLASQLKHLALPSLAIGVGWVGYIARMVRASMLETLEASHIRTARAFGLTDRRITYSYALRIAILPTVTLLGVGIGNMVSSAVFAEIVFARPGIGKLVYEAISVRNYPVVTGAVLVTTVFFVVVNALADILIGALDPRVRTSLN from the coding sequence ATGCTCCGCTATGCGCTGAAACGGCTGGGCCTGGGCATCATCATCGTGAGCGTCGCGATGGTGATGCTGTTCGCCATGATCTATGTGATCCCGGGCGACCCGGCATCCGTGGCGCTCGGACCGCGCGCCACGCCCGAGATGGTTCAGGCGTTGCGCAGCCGCATGGGGCTGGACCAGCCGATCTGGATCCAGTTCCTCCGGTTCTATTTGTCCGCGTTGCGCGGCGACCTCGGCACCGAGGTGCTGTCCGGGCGGCCGGTGCTGGACGTCGTGTTCGAGCAGTTGCCGTACACACTGGCGCTGATCGCGGGCGCGATCTCATGGTCGGTGCTGCTCGGCATTCCGCTGGGCTGCATCGCGGCGGTGCGGCGCGGCGGCTTCGTCGACCGCGTCATCGGCATCCTGTCGGTCGCGGTCATCGCGGTGCCATCCTTCGTCATCGCGATCTATTCCCTGCTGATCTTTGCCGTCGCCCTGCAGTGGCTGCCGGCCATCGGCGCCGGCGAGCCCGGCAATCTCGCCAGCCAGCTGAAGCATCTTGCCCTGCCCTCGCTCGCAATCGGCGTCGGCTGGGTCGGCTACATCGCGCGCATGGTGCGCGCTTCCATGCTAGAAACGCTGGAAGCCAGCCACATCCGCACCGCGCGCGCTTTCGGCCTGACGGATCGGCGCATCACCTATTCCTATGCCTTGCGTATCGCCATCCTGCCCACCGTCACGCTGCTCGGCGTCGGCATCGGCAATATGGTGTCTTCGGCCGTCTTCGCCGAGATCGTCTTCGCCCGCCCCGGCATCGGCAAGCTGGTCTACGAGGCGATCTCGGTGCGCAACTATCCGGTTGTCACCGGCGCCGTTTTGGTGACGACCGTTTTCTTCGTCGTCGTGAACGCTCTCGCCGACATCCTCATTGGTGCGTTGGACCCTCGTGTCAGAACAAGTCTTAATTGA